Proteins co-encoded in one Pseudorhizobium banfieldiae genomic window:
- the rpsB gene encoding 30S ribosomal protein S2 — translation MALPDFSMRQLLEAGVHFGHQTHRWNPKMKPYIFGDRSNIHIIDLAQTVPMLSRALQVISDTVARGGRVLFVGTKRQASELIADSAKRSAQYYVNSRWLGGMMTNWKTISNSIARLRKLDEILASEASGFTKKERLNLEREREKLDKALGGIRDMGGTPDLMFIIDTNKEKIAIDEAKRLGIPVVAIIDSNCDPDLIDYPIPGNDDASRAIALYCDLIARAAIDGIARQQGASGRDLGASAEAPVEPALEGEAEAEAQA, via the coding sequence ATGGCATTGCCTGATTTCAGCATGCGCCAGCTTCTGGAAGCTGGTGTTCACTTCGGCCACCAGACCCACCGCTGGAACCCGAAGATGAAGCCGTACATCTTCGGCGATCGTTCGAACATCCACATCATCGACCTCGCACAGACCGTGCCGATGCTCTCGCGCGCCCTGCAGGTCATTTCGGACACCGTTGCTCGTGGCGGCCGCGTTCTGTTCGTCGGCACCAAGCGTCAGGCGTCTGAACTGATCGCCGACAGCGCCAAGCGTTCGGCCCAGTACTACGTCAACTCCCGCTGGCTCGGCGGCATGATGACGAACTGGAAGACGATCTCGAACTCGATCGCCCGCCTGCGTAAGCTCGACGAGATCCTCGCTTCGGAAGCCTCGGGCTTCACGAAGAAGGAGCGCCTGAACCTGGAGCGTGAGCGCGAGAAGCTTGACAAGGCTCTCGGCGGTATCCGCGACATGGGCGGCACGCCGGACCTGATGTTCATCATCGACACGAACAAGGAAAAGATCGCCATCGACGAAGCGAAGCGCCTGGGCATCCCGGTCGTCGCCATCATCGACTCCAACTGCGATCCTGACCTGATCGACTACCCGATCCCGGGCAACGACGACGCTTCGCGCGCCATCGCTCTCTACTGCGACCTGATCGCACGCGCCGCCATCGACGGCATCGCACGCCAGCAGGGCGCTTCCGGCCGTGATCTCGGCGCCTCCGCCGAAGCTCCGGTCGAGCCTGCGCTGGAAGGCGAAGCCGAAGCCGAGGCTCAGGCCTGA
- the tsf gene encoding translation elongation factor Ts → MTEITAAMVKELREKSGAGMMDCKKALAENNGDMEAAIDWLRAKGIAKADKKSGRTAAEGLIGISSAGTKAVVVEVNSETDFVARNDAFQDLVRGVAQVALSTDGSVEAVGAATYPASGKSVTDTIKDAIATIGENMSLRRSALLSVEDGVVATYIHNAAADNLGKLGVLVALKSTGNKDALNAIGRQIAMHVAATAPLAIRAEEVDAAVAEREKNVFIEQARESGKPDAIIEKMVEGRMRKFFEEVALLSQAFVINPDLTVGAAVKEAEKEVGAPIEVTGMVRLLLGEGVEKEESDFAAEVAAAAKG, encoded by the coding sequence ATGACCGAAATCACAGCCGCCATGGTGAAGGAACTGCGCGAAAAGTCCGGCGCAGGGATGATGGACTGCAAGAAGGCACTTGCTGAAAACAATGGTGACATGGAAGCCGCGATCGACTGGCTGCGCGCCAAGGGCATCGCCAAGGCCGACAAGAAGTCGGGCCGTACCGCTGCAGAAGGCCTGATCGGCATCTCCAGCGCAGGCACCAAGGCAGTCGTCGTCGAGGTCAACTCCGAGACTGACTTCGTTGCCCGCAACGATGCCTTCCAGGACCTCGTCCGCGGTGTTGCGCAGGTTGCACTCTCGACTGACGGTTCGGTCGAGGCCGTCGGCGCCGCCACCTACCCGGCCTCCGGCAAGTCGGTCACGGACACCATCAAGGACGCCATCGCCACCATCGGCGAGAACATGAGCCTGCGCCGCTCGGCCCTCCTGTCGGTCGAGGACGGCGTTGTCGCCACCTACATCCACAATGCGGCTGCCGACAACCTCGGCAAGCTTGGCGTTCTCGTCGCGCTCAAGTCGACCGGCAACAAGGACGCCCTGAACGCCATTGGCCGCCAGATCGCAATGCATGTCGCGGCGACTGCTCCGCTCGCCATCCGTGCCGAGGAAGTCGATGCGGCCGTAGCCGAGCGCGAAAAGAACGTCTTCATCGAGCAGGCTCGTGAATCCGGCAAGCCGGACGCCATCATCGAGAAGATGGTTGAAGGTCGCATGCGCAAGTTCTTCGAGGAAGTGGCCCTTCTCTCGCAGGCCTTCGTCATCAATCCGGACCTCACCGTTGGCGCTGCCGTCAAGGAAGCCGAGAAGGAAGTCGGGGCTCCCATCGAGGTCACCGGCATGGTTCGCCTCCTGCTCGGCGAAGGGGTCGAGAAGGAAGAGTCCGACTTCGCCGCCGAGGTGGCTGCGGCTGCCAAGGGCTGA